A window of Microcystis aeruginosa FD4 contains these coding sequences:
- the fabI gene encoding enoyl-ACP reductase FabI: protein MLDLTGKNALVTGIANNRSIAWGIAQQLHQAGANIGVTYLPDEKGRFEKKVRELADELNPAFYLPCDVQNDQQVEDTFATVAEKWGKLDILIHCLAFADKEGLTGDFTAIPREAFTKSLDISTFSLTRLARSAKPLMTEGGSIITLTYLGGVKVIPNYNLMGVAKAGLEMSVRYLAAELGGQKIRVNGISAGPIRTLASSAVGGILDMIHHVEEIAPLHRTVTQIEVGNTAAFLASDLSSGITGQIIYVDSGYEIMGM from the coding sequence ATGTTAGATTTAACGGGAAAAAACGCCCTAGTGACAGGAATTGCCAATAATCGCTCGATCGCTTGGGGAATTGCCCAACAACTCCATCAAGCTGGTGCAAATATCGGTGTCACCTATCTCCCCGACGAAAAAGGCCGCTTTGAGAAAAAGGTGCGAGAATTGGCCGATGAACTTAATCCCGCTTTTTATCTCCCCTGCGATGTCCAAAATGACCAACAGGTAGAAGATACTTTCGCTACAGTGGCGGAAAAATGGGGCAAACTGGATATTTTGATTCACTGTCTCGCTTTTGCCGATAAAGAGGGTTTAACGGGGGATTTTACCGCTATCCCCCGGGAAGCTTTCACTAAATCCCTAGATATTAGCACTTTTTCCCTAACCCGTCTAGCGCGATCGGCTAAACCCTTGATGACGGAAGGGGGAAGTATTATTACTCTTACCTATCTCGGTGGTGTCAAGGTAATTCCTAACTATAATTTAATGGGGGTGGCAAAAGCTGGTTTAGAAATGAGTGTTCGCTATTTAGCTGCGGAATTAGGGGGCCAAAAGATCCGAGTTAATGGTATTTCTGCCGGTCCAATTCGCACCTTAGCATCTTCGGCCGTGGGGGGAATTCTTGATATGATCCATCATGTGGAAGAAATCGCCCCTTTACATCGCACGGTGACACAAATTGAGGTGGGAAATACGGCTGCTTTTTTAGCCAGTGATCTTTCTAGTGGTATTACCGGACAGATTATTTATGTAGATTCCGGTTACGAAATTATGGGAATGTAG
- the ntcA gene encoding global nitrogen regulator NtcA, with product MDLSLIQDKPLADVFRRIGSGNFPPVVELFERGKTIFFPGDPAERVYFLLKGAVKLSRVYEAGEEITVALLRENSVFGVLSLLTGQRSDRFYHAVAFTPVELLSAPIEQVERSLRNNPDLSMLMLQGLSSRILQTEMMIETLAHRDMGSRLVSFLLILCRDFGVPTTDGIRVDLKLSHQAIAEAIGSTRVTVTRLLGELRDQEMVSIYKKKITVHNPVALSQQFT from the coding sequence ATGGACTTATCATTAATACAAGATAAACCCCTAGCAGATGTGTTCCGTCGAATCGGCAGCGGCAATTTCCCCCCGGTGGTGGAGTTGTTCGAGCGTGGCAAAACTATCTTTTTCCCCGGAGATCCCGCTGAAAGAGTCTATTTTTTGCTGAAAGGAGCCGTTAAGTTGTCGCGAGTCTATGAAGCGGGAGAAGAAATTACCGTGGCTCTACTGCGGGAAAATAGCGTCTTTGGTGTGCTATCCTTACTGACTGGTCAGCGATCGGATCGTTTTTATCATGCCGTGGCTTTTACTCCGGTAGAATTACTCTCGGCCCCGATCGAGCAGGTAGAAAGATCCCTCCGCAATAATCCCGATTTATCAATGTTGATGTTGCAGGGGTTGTCCTCGCGGATTCTGCAAACGGAAATGATGATCGAAACCTTAGCTCACCGGGATATGGGTTCACGTTTGGTCAGTTTTTTATTAATTCTCTGTCGTGATTTTGGGGTTCCCACCACCGATGGCATCCGGGTGGATCTAAAATTGTCTCACCAAGCGATCGCCGAAGCGATCGGTTCTACTCGCGTCACTGTCACCCGTTTATTGGGAGAGCTGCGGGATCAGGAAATGGTCTCAATTTACAAGAAGAAAATTACCGTCCATAATCCCGTCGCTCTCAGTCAACAATTTACCTAA